In Subdoligranulum variabile, the genomic stretch TGTGCTATACTGAATCAAAACACACTTTTTTTGCGCTTCGCGTAGGAAAACGTAGGTTCGGTGTGGATTGAATCCTTTCCCTGTTTGCCCTATAGTACCTTATTAAAGGAGGTCTGTACCGCGGCAGGCTCTCCTGGGATTTCGGTTTCGTATAGTGGAGAGGATGAAGAATTCATGGAACAAGCCGGACAGGAATATCTGGCCGTTTACCGGCGGGATTTTTCGGAGCTGGAGGGGCTGCAAAAGGCGGAACAGGTGACCTATGCGCTGCAGCGTGCCGGTCATGCGCTGTGTTTTCATGCCAAGCGCAGAACGTCCGCAGAAGATGTTTCCTGCAGTTTGTGCGGATTGGATGAGGCATTTGCCGGTCGGCTGCTGTGTTACATGTACGAGAATGCGGTGGCACCGGAACAACTCCCCGACGTTTTGCGGGACCTGTGCGGAACGGCGGTGTAATGGCCATGCAAGGGACGTTGGAAAGGGGCCGGAGCGCTCCGGAAAGAGGAACAGCCGCGATGCAGCCGCTGGTACAAAAGAAGACGGTGATAGCAGCCTTTGTGGCCGAGGCCCGTATGGAGCGGGACTGCATCCGCCTCTATGCACAGACCCACCCTGAAGTTTGTGCGGCGGCGGTACTGTCCGGTGGGCGGGAGCTGTTGCAGCAGCTGCGCTGCGGTCTTACACCGCAGGTCCTGGTGCTGGATGTACTGTTGGCGGATATGGGAATCCTTTCTTTGATGGAGGCCATCCACGAGCTGCATTTGGAGCCGGAGCCGGTTATTCTGCTCACGGTCCCGGTGCCGGAACAGACGGCTGCGCGCCGGGCTATGCAGATTTTTGAGGACTGCCAGATCCTTCTCAAACCATACCGCCTCAAGGATTTGTTTGACCAGGTTTATCTGCTGGGAGCAGGTGCGGACCAGTATCGTTTGTACCGGGCACGGGGATTCTGCAGACGCTGCCTGCAGCAGATGCATGGTGATCCGGCCATGAGTGGCTGTGACTATCTGGAGCAGATGCTGCTGTACGCATATACGGCAGACCGGCCCTGTTCTGCGGCCGCGCTTTATCAGATGGTAGCGCAGGACAACAACACGCAGGAGGCCAGCGTTGCGGCGGCAGTCATGCGGTTGTCGCGCAAGATGTGGCAGCAGGGAACACCGCTGTACCGGCAGCTGTGTCTGCGGTGCGGACTGCCGGAAGATGCAGTGCTGCCCAATGGCAAGTTGCTCAAAGGAATGCTGGAACTGCTGAAGCAGGAGATCATATAAAGCCAACCGGGCCCGGAAAGGGGAGGAACACGGCATGCAGGCAAACGAAAAGGAACTGGCGATGGCGCTGCGCGGCGGACTGCGCGGACGCTTCCGCCAGTCGTTCCATCTGCTGGAGAATGCCTTTGAAGTGTTGGACGACCAGATGGCCCATTGTGTGACGCCGTCCGAATATGAAACGCTCCGCCCGCTTTTGCGGCAGATCACCGAACAGCTTTTGACCCTGCAGCGTCTGGGAAACCACGCGGCGGATGCGGCCGTTGCGCCGGTTCTGCATCAGGTCTGTGCGCCGCGCCCCATGGAATTGCTGGGACAGTTGCGGGAACTGGCAGCTTTCTGCAATGAGATTTTGCTGCAGGAAACGGTGGATGCTTCGGTCTCGGTGGAAGCACCGGATTCGATGCCGGTTTTGCTGACCATGGGAGACGATACCCTTCTCAACGGGTTGCTGGCCAATCTGGTTTCCAACTCTCTGGCGGCAGGCCGACCTGTGAAGATCACGCTGTCCTGTGAGCCGGGACTGTTTTACTATCGGGACAACGGGCCGGGCCTGCCGGAAGACGCAGCGGGGCTGCTGGAAGGCGGCGTTTGGAGCGAGCATCTGCTGGAGCAGGGCGGATTGGGACTTCCGCTGATTCGCGCCTATGCAGCGGCGATGGGCTGGACTCTCGCGGTGGAACGGGGGCAGGGGACCTGCCTTCGGTTCACATTGCCGTCCTGTGCGGTGGATTTGGGGAGTATGATGCTGGAATCGGCAGCGGCTGCGCCCGCACAGCGGGAACGGCGCCGCCGCGCGCTTCAGCTGGAACTCTATCCGCTTCTGCAGCCTCCTCAATAGTTTTTATGGGCATCACCCGCGGGGGTGGTGCTCTTTTTTTTCGGCGGCGCTTTACTTTACCTGCAATCTATTGTAAAATACTATACAAATAACAATGGTTTATTGTGCCCATGCGGCATAAAACCGTACTAAACAACAGGTGGTGTAATCATTATGGGGATTCAATACAAACGCATCCTGCTGAAAGTCAGCGGCGAGGCCCTTTCCGGCCCCAAGGGAACCGGCTTTGACGAAGCGACCATCGCTTCCATCTGCGCCGGCATCAAGGCGGCGCACGAACTTGGCGCCCAGATCGGCATTGTGGTAGGCGGCGGCAACTTCTGGCGTGGCCGCTCCAGTGGAAAGATGGATCGGATGGATGCCGACAAAATCGGCATGTTGGCCACGGTCATGAATGCGCTGGCTGTCAAGGATGCCCTGCGGCAG encodes the following:
- a CDS encoding response regulator, which encodes MQPLVQKKTVIAAFVAEARMERDCIRLYAQTHPEVCAAAVLSGGRELLQQLRCGLTPQVLVLDVLLADMGILSLMEAIHELHLEPEPVILLTVPVPEQTAARRAMQIFEDCQILLKPYRLKDLFDQVYLLGAGADQYRLYRARGFCRRCLQQMHGDPAMSGCDYLEQMLLYAYTADRPCSAAALYQMVAQDNNTQEASVAAAVMRLSRKMWQQGTPLYRQLCLRCGLPEDAVLPNGKLLKGMLELLKQEII
- a CDS encoding sensor histidine kinase, yielding MQANEKELAMALRGGLRGRFRQSFHLLENAFEVLDDQMAHCVTPSEYETLRPLLRQITEQLLTLQRLGNHAADAAVAPVLHQVCAPRPMELLGQLRELAAFCNEILLQETVDASVSVEAPDSMPVLLTMGDDTLLNGLLANLVSNSLAAGRPVKITLSCEPGLFYYRDNGPGLPEDAAGLLEGGVWSEHLLEQGGLGLPLIRAYAAAMGWTLAVERGQGTCLRFTLPSCAVDLGSMMLESAAAAPAQRERRRRALQLELYPLLQPPQ